TGCTCGATCGGCTCAAGGAGATCAAAGACGAAGGCTGATGAAGCCCGGGGTGCGGGCGCTGGGCATCGCCGAGTCGTTTCGTCGTGACGCGGACCGAAGCACGCTCGCCGGTGCCGTCGTCCGTGCCGACCGTGTCCTCGACGGACTGGCGTACCGTCGGTGTACCGTCGGCGGCACCGACGCGACCGAGGCCGCTGTGGAACTGGTCGCCGAGTTGGGTCGACCCGACGTCCAGTACGTCCTGCTCGGCGCCGTCGCACCCGCGTGGTACAATTTTCTCGACCCGTCTCGCGTCCAAGAGGCCGCCGATCGGCCGGTGATCGCCGTCACCTTCGAGGCGAGCGACGGTCTCGAGGCCGGCCTCCGAGACGCCTTTTCCGGACGGGAACTCGACCGGCGCCTCGAGACGTATCGCTCGCTTCCGGATCGGCGCGAACTGTCGGTCAACGACGAGACCGTCTACGTGCGCCATCGTGGCTGCGATCGCGACGAGGCCGCCGCGGTCGTGCGCGCGTTCACGCCCGACGGCGGGCGCCCGGAGCCGATTCGGGTCGCGAGCACGGCGGCTCGAGCGGGCGATTCGCTCGTCGGATCGCTCGAGGGAGAGGAAAACGATACGACGTAACTTGGCGGAGCCGAGATGTACGATAGCAGACCCGACCACCCGCCGTAGGGTGGGACTGAAAGGGGCTTTCACCGAGATATTCGTCGTCGAGTCGACGGCAGAGCGCCACTTCTGTTTCATTGGTACTCCGGCGGAGACCCGAAAGACGTAGGAGGCGACCGCCTGTCTCAGACCGTATGGACGAGTCGGAAGCGATGGACGGCCTCTGCGTGACCGAGTGTACGC
This portion of the Haloterrigena gelatinilytica genome encodes:
- a CDS encoding endonuclease dU, which gives rise to MKPGVRALGIAESFRRDADRSTLAGAVVRADRVLDGLAYRRCTVGGTDATEAAVELVAELGRPDVQYVLLGAVAPAWYNFLDPSRVQEAADRPVIAVTFEASDGLEAGLRDAFSGRELDRRLETYRSLPDRRELSVNDETVYVRHRGCDRDEAAAVVRAFTPDGGRPEPIRVASTAARAGDSLVGSLEGEENDTT